Proteins found in one Planctomycetes bacterium MalM25 genomic segment:
- a CDS encoding Natural resistance-associated macrophage protein, translating into MTESQRVPIASPPRGLALIFALGPAIVWCAEYIGSGEVILATRTGAVLGTGVLWAVVVGVFLKYVIGLAGGWYTVTTGESMIDLLGRLPGPKNAVVWFVMVAQLLASVLAIGSLAASAGAFVAVITPLPAYAAGWAVTLLAVAIAWFGEFKPLKIVMGGLISITLLGVIVITLRVLPPAGELFAGLFPRVPPTPDWAVAAGVSSNAWAEILPLLGWGAGGFASQVWYTYWIMGAGYGASAGDRQGQPADEQRLRSLTEDEVDRLRGWRRVVTFDATTALVVGVGATCCFLIAGAQVLGVQQLAPEGAEVGLTLARIFGDDWGSSGASLFLFGGAAALISTQLAQVAGWPYLLDDCTRICLPSLVAGWSPLTRRRAWLVFYLIASMTVVYTLGFKPVALVKLGAVVEGLILTPIQAAAMLVGLYWVMPKLLSPAAAERLKPGPLIGVGLVLSCLVFSYFCIVQLPRALWG; encoded by the coding sequence GTGACCGAATCCCAACGCGTCCCGATCGCTTCGCCCCCCCGCGGTTTGGCCCTGATTTTCGCGCTGGGGCCCGCGATCGTTTGGTGCGCGGAGTACATCGGCTCGGGCGAGGTGATCCTCGCCACGCGGACGGGCGCCGTGCTCGGGACGGGCGTGCTGTGGGCGGTGGTGGTGGGGGTCTTCCTCAAGTACGTGATCGGCCTCGCCGGCGGCTGGTACACCGTCACCACGGGCGAGAGCATGATCGACCTGCTCGGCCGCCTGCCCGGCCCGAAGAACGCCGTTGTTTGGTTCGTGATGGTCGCGCAGCTGTTGGCGTCGGTCCTGGCGATCGGTTCGTTGGCCGCGTCGGCTGGGGCGTTCGTCGCGGTGATCACGCCGTTGCCCGCGTACGCCGCCGGTTGGGCGGTCACGCTGCTCGCGGTCGCGATCGCCTGGTTCGGCGAATTCAAGCCGCTGAAGATCGTGATGGGCGGGCTGATCTCGATCACGCTGCTCGGCGTGATCGTCATCACGCTCCGCGTGTTGCCCCCGGCGGGCGAGCTCTTCGCGGGCCTGTTTCCCCGCGTCCCGCCGACGCCCGACTGGGCGGTCGCCGCGGGCGTCTCCTCGAACGCCTGGGCGGAGATCCTGCCGCTGCTCGGCTGGGGCGCCGGCGGCTTCGCCAGCCAGGTCTGGTACACCTACTGGATCATGGGCGCGGGCTACGGCGCCTCGGCCGGCGACCGGCAGGGTCAACCCGCCGACGAGCAGCGGCTCCGCTCACTCACCGAGGACGAGGTCGATCGCCTCCGCGGCTGGCGCCGCGTCGTGACGTTCGACGCGACCACGGCGCTGGTCGTCGGCGTGGGGGCGACCTGCTGCTTCCTGATCGCCGGCGCGCAGGTGCTCGGCGTGCAGCAGCTCGCCCCGGAGGGCGCCGAGGTCGGCCTCACGCTCGCGCGGATCTTCGGCGACGACTGGGGTTCGTCCGGCGCCTCGCTCTTCCTGTTCGGCGGCGCCGCCGCTCTGATCTCGACCCAGCTGGCCCAGGTCGCCGGCTGGCCCTACCTGCTGGACGACTGCACGCGGATCTGCCTGCCGAGCTTGGTCGCCGGCTGGTCGCCGCTCACCCGCCGCCGGGCGTGGCTCGTCTTCTACCTGATCGCGAGCATGACGGTCGTTTACACGCTCGGCTTCAAGCCGGTCGCGCTGGTGAAACTGGGCGCCGTTGTCGAGGGCCTAATCCTCACCCCGATCCAAGCCGCCGCGATGCTGGTCGGCCTCTACTGGGTGATGCCCAAGTTGCTGAGTCCCGCCGCGGCCGAGCGCCTCAAACCGGGCCCGCTGATCGGCGTGGGGCTGGTGCTGAGTTGTCTTGTGTTTAGCTACTTCTGCATCGTGCAGCTGCCGCGGGCGCTGTGGGGGTGA
- the gltB_1 gene encoding Ferredoxin-dependent glutamate synthase 1, whose translation MANKKPLLHLPPKQGLYDPAQERDNCGVGFIANVKGVASHQIVVDSEDLLRRMDHRGACGCEENTGDGSGIMTALPHRFLRAAVKEDLGVELPEAGRFAVGNVFLPQDEGERAKCKATVEKIVAEEGQRLVGWRPTPVATELADLGPTARNAEPVIEQLVIEAADDCEGEAFERKVYMIRKRASNQLRRDESLEERQVFYICSLSTKVIIYKGMLTTEQLYKYYPDLKDPTFESHLAMVHSRFATNTFPSWDRAQPLRFMSHNGEINTVKGNANWMFARQGVLESDLFGDDLGKLFPIVEPDCSDSGTFDNALEFLLMSGRSLQGSVMMMVPEAWQNHATMSQSKRAFYEYHSALMEPWDGPASIVFTDGKYIGATLDRNGLRPSRYYVTHDGRVIMASEVGVVDVAPDNVKLKGRLQPGKMFLVDFEQGRLIPDEELKEDFASRKPYGEWIKENRIELNDLHPELEPHGFDSASLLPRMQAFGYTVETMKFLLLPLIKVEKDPIGSMGNDSCLAVLSDKPRLLYDYFKQLFAQVTNPAIDSIREEVIMSLECYVGPEQNLLETSEKHAERLRLPHPILSNEQLAAILHMKKPGWSTQSIDTTWARSEGAEGMRPALDRICQEAEAAVDAGKTILLLSDRAVGADQVAVPMLLAAGAVHQHLVKASKRTRVGLLVETGEAREVHHHCLLIGYGADAINPYLAFEALWQARRDGLIDGAEEQVTAAEAGEGKDHPAVDAVANGEAHDPVTEADYRLVKKYRTGVAKGMLKVMAKMGISTLQSYKGAQIFEALGLRDEVIDMSFTGTASRVQGVDFNVLAEETLRRHGLGFPERGVTSLPVLPNPGEFHWRAEGERHMWDPKSIADIQVAARSGDKDAYKRFSDHINFDSRTRCQLRGLLDFKKDSNGGPIPLDEVQSTKEIVKRFCTGAMSFGSISAEAHESLAVAMNRLGGKSNTGEGGEDPDRWTPEPNGDSRRSAIKQVASGRFGVTISYLTNADEIQIKISQGAKPGEGGELPGRKVDDNIAKIRYSTPGVGLISPPPHHDIYSIEDLAQLIYDLKNANRAARVSVKLVAEVGVGTIASGVVKGHADHVLISGDGGGTGASPLTSIKHAGLPWELGIAETHQTLMANDLRSRVVLQTDGGLKTGRDVVIAALLGAEEFGFSTAPLITLGCIMMRKCHLNTCPVGIATQDPELRKKFSGKPEHVVNYLFMVAEEARELMAELGFKTIDEMVGRIDVLDPNAAIEHWKADGLDLTQLLSPGPRPYDDAGSYCTQAQDHGLEKTLDIRRLLDLAKPALESGEKVTAEVPIVNTDRTVGTILSNEIAKRYGEEGLPDGTIHLKFDGHAGQSFGAFLAHGVTLELEGDANDYVGKGLSGGRVIVYPHKSATFKAEDQILVGNVCVFGATRGEAFFRGRAAERFCVRNSGAHAVVEGVGDHGCEYMTGGRVVILGPTGRNFASGMSGGVAYVWAPDRDAFRLDCNLGMVELEDLVAEEDVAEVKELIARHADLTGSPIASDALDRWDEVQGEFVKVMPTDYKRVLEEKTRAAGEPVTV comes from the coding sequence ATGGCGAACAAGAAACCCCTTCTGCACCTCCCCCCCAAGCAGGGCCTCTACGACCCCGCGCAGGAACGCGACAACTGCGGCGTCGGCTTCATCGCCAACGTGAAGGGCGTGGCGAGCCACCAGATCGTGGTCGACTCGGAGGACTTGCTCCGCCGCATGGACCACCGTGGAGCCTGCGGCTGCGAAGAGAACACGGGCGACGGCTCGGGCATCATGACCGCGCTGCCGCACCGTTTCCTCCGCGCAGCGGTGAAAGAGGACCTGGGCGTCGAGCTCCCCGAGGCGGGCCGCTTCGCCGTGGGCAACGTCTTCCTCCCGCAGGACGAGGGCGAGCGCGCCAAGTGCAAGGCGACCGTCGAGAAGATCGTCGCGGAAGAGGGCCAGCGCCTGGTCGGCTGGCGCCCCACGCCGGTCGCCACCGAGCTGGCGGACCTGGGCCCAACCGCGCGCAACGCCGAGCCGGTGATTGAGCAGCTCGTTATCGAGGCGGCCGACGACTGCGAGGGCGAGGCCTTTGAGCGCAAGGTCTACATGATCCGCAAGCGGGCGAGCAACCAGCTCCGTCGGGACGAGTCGCTCGAAGAACGCCAGGTCTTCTACATCTGCTCGCTGAGCACGAAGGTCATCATCTACAAGGGGATGCTCACGACCGAGCAGCTCTACAAGTACTACCCGGACCTGAAGGACCCGACCTTCGAGTCGCACCTGGCGATGGTGCACTCGCGGTTCGCGACCAACACGTTCCCGAGCTGGGACCGCGCCCAGCCGCTCCGGTTCATGAGCCACAACGGTGAGATCAACACCGTGAAGGGCAACGCGAACTGGATGTTCGCCCGGCAGGGCGTTCTGGAGAGCGATCTGTTCGGCGACGATTTGGGCAAGCTCTTCCCGATCGTCGAGCCCGATTGCAGCGACTCGGGCACCTTCGACAACGCCTTGGAGTTCCTCCTCATGAGCGGCCGCAGCCTGCAGGGCTCGGTCATGATGATGGTCCCGGAGGCTTGGCAGAACCACGCGACGATGAGCCAGTCGAAGCGGGCCTTCTACGAGTACCACTCGGCCCTCATGGAGCCGTGGGACGGCCCGGCGTCGATCGTCTTCACCGACGGCAAGTACATCGGCGCCACGCTCGACCGCAACGGCCTGCGGCCCAGCCGCTACTACGTCACGCACGACGGCCGCGTCATCATGGCGAGCGAGGTGGGCGTCGTGGATGTCGCGCCGGACAACGTGAAGCTGAAGGGCCGCTTGCAGCCGGGCAAGATGTTCCTGGTCGACTTCGAACAGGGCCGCCTCATCCCGGACGAGGAGCTCAAAGAGGATTTCGCCTCGCGCAAGCCTTACGGCGAGTGGATCAAGGAGAACCGGATCGAGCTCAACGATCTCCACCCGGAGCTCGAGCCGCACGGCTTCGACTCGGCGTCGCTGCTGCCGCGCATGCAGGCGTTCGGCTACACGGTCGAGACGATGAAGTTCTTGCTGCTGCCGCTCATCAAGGTCGAGAAGGACCCGATCGGCAGCATGGGGAACGACAGCTGCCTCGCGGTGCTGAGCGACAAGCCGCGTCTGCTGTACGACTACTTCAAGCAGCTGTTCGCTCAGGTCACCAACCCGGCGATCGACTCGATCCGGGAAGAGGTGATCATGTCGCTGGAGTGCTACGTCGGCCCCGAGCAGAACCTGCTGGAGACCAGCGAGAAGCACGCCGAGCGTCTCCGCCTGCCGCACCCGATCCTCTCCAACGAGCAGCTCGCCGCGATCCTGCACATGAAGAAGCCCGGCTGGAGCACCCAGTCGATCGACACCACGTGGGCGCGGAGCGAGGGCGCCGAGGGGATGCGCCCCGCGCTCGATCGCATCTGCCAAGAGGCGGAGGCCGCGGTCGATGCGGGCAAGACGATCTTGCTGCTCTCCGACCGCGCCGTGGGCGCCGACCAGGTCGCCGTGCCGATGCTGCTCGCCGCCGGCGCGGTGCACCAGCACCTGGTGAAGGCCAGCAAGCGAACCCGTGTCGGCCTCCTCGTCGAGACGGGCGAGGCCCGCGAGGTGCACCACCACTGCCTGCTGATCGGTTACGGCGCCGACGCCATCAACCCGTACCTCGCCTTCGAAGCGCTCTGGCAAGCCCGCCGCGACGGCCTGATCGACGGCGCCGAAGAGCAAGTCACCGCCGCCGAGGCGGGCGAGGGCAAGGACCACCCAGCGGTCGATGCGGTCGCCAACGGCGAAGCCCACGACCCGGTCACCGAGGCCGACTACCGTCTGGTCAAGAAGTACCGGACGGGCGTCGCGAAGGGGATGCTCAAGGTGATGGCCAAGATGGGCATCTCCACGCTGCAGAGCTACAAGGGCGCGCAGATCTTCGAGGCGCTCGGCCTACGGGACGAGGTCATCGACATGAGCTTCACCGGCACCGCCAGCCGCGTGCAGGGCGTCGACTTCAACGTCCTCGCCGAAGAGACGCTTCGGCGCCACGGGCTCGGCTTCCCCGAGCGCGGCGTCACGTCGCTGCCGGTGCTGCCCAACCCGGGCGAGTTCCACTGGCGCGCCGAGGGCGAACGCCACATGTGGGACCCGAAGTCGATCGCCGACATCCAGGTCGCCGCCCGCTCGGGCGACAAGGACGCCTACAAACGGTTCAGCGACCACATCAACTTCGACAGCCGCACCCGCTGCCAGCTGCGGGGCCTGCTCGACTTCAAGAAGGACTCCAACGGCGGACCGATCCCGCTCGACGAGGTCCAATCGACCAAGGAGATCGTCAAACGCTTCTGCACCGGCGCCATGTCGTTCGGCAGCATCTCGGCCGAAGCGCACGAGTCGCTCGCGGTCGCCATGAACCGCCTGGGCGGCAAGAGCAACACGGGCGAGGGGGGCGAGGACCCCGACCGCTGGACTCCCGAGCCCAACGGCGACAGCCGCCGCAGCGCAATCAAGCAGGTCGCCTCGGGGCGGTTCGGCGTGACGATCAGCTACCTGACCAACGCGGACGAGATCCAGATCAAGATCTCGCAGGGCGCGAAGCCGGGCGAGGGGGGCGAGCTGCCGGGCCGCAAGGTCGACGACAACATCGCCAAGATCCGGTACTCGACGCCGGGCGTCGGCCTGATCAGCCCGCCGCCTCACCACGACATCTACTCGATCGAGGACCTCGCGCAGCTCATCTACGACCTGAAGAACGCGAACCGCGCCGCGCGGGTCAGCGTGAAGCTGGTCGCCGAGGTGGGCGTCGGCACGATCGCCTCGGGCGTGGTGAAGGGGCACGCGGACCACGTGCTGATCTCCGGCGACGGCGGCGGCACGGGCGCTTCGCCGCTGACGAGCATCAAGCACGCCGGCCTGCCCTGGGAGCTCGGCATCGCCGAGACGCACCAGACGCTCATGGCGAACGACCTGCGGAGCCGGGTCGTCCTGCAAACGGACGGCGGCCTGAAGACGGGTCGCGACGTCGTCATCGCCGCGCTGCTGGGCGCCGAGGAGTTCGGCTTCAGCACGGCGCCGCTGATCACGCTGGGGTGCATCATGATGCGGAAGTGCCACCTCAACACCTGCCCGGTCGGCATCGCGACGCAGGACCCCGAACTGCGGAAGAAGTTCAGCGGCAAGCCGGAGCACGTGGTCAACTACCTGTTCATGGTCGCCGAGGAGGCCCGTGAGCTGATGGCCGAGCTCGGCTTCAAGACGATCGACGAGATGGTCGGCCGCATCGACGTGCTCGACCCGAACGCCGCGATCGAGCACTGGAAGGCGGACGGCCTCGACCTGACGCAGCTGCTCAGCCCCGGGCCGCGCCCGTACGACGACGCCGGCAGCTACTGCACGCAGGCTCAGGATCACGGCCTGGAGAAGACGCTCGACATCCGCCGGTTGCTCGACCTCGCCAAGCCCGCGCTCGAGTCGGGCGAGAAGGTCACCGCCGAGGTGCCCATCGTCAACACCGACCGGACCGTCGGCACGATCCTCAGCAACGAGATCGCGAAGCGGTACGGCGAAGAGGGTCTGCCGGACGGCACGATCCACCTGAAGTTCGACGGCCACGCCGGCCAGAGCTTCGGCGCGTTCCTCGCGCACGGGGTGACGCTCGAATTGGAGGGCGACGCCAACGACTACGTCGGCAAGGGCCTGAGCGGCGGGCGCGTGATCGTCTACCCGCACAAGTCCGCGACCTTCAAGGCGGAGGATCAGATCCTCGTCGGCAATGTCTGCGTGTTCGGCGCCACCCGGGGCGAGGCGTTCTTCCGCGGCCGCGCCGCGGAACGCTTCTGCGTCCGCAACTCGGGCGCGCACGCGGTCGTTGAGGGCGTCGGCGACCACGGCTGCGAGTACATGACGGGCGGCCGCGTCGTGATCCTCGGCCCGACGGGGCGGAACTTCGCCTCGGGCATGAGTGGCGGCGTGGCCTACGTGTGGGCCCCGGACCGCGACGCGTTCCGGCTGGATTGCAACCTGGGCATGGTCGAGCTGGAGGACCTGGTCGCCGAGGAGGACGTCGCCGAGGTGAAAGAGCTCATCGCCCGCCACGCCGACCTGACCGGCAGCCCGATCGCGAGCGACGCGCTCGACCGCTGGGACGAGGTGCAGGGCGAGTTCGTGAAGGTGATGCCGACCGATTACAAACGCGTCCTGGAGGAGAAAACAAGAGCTGCTGGGGAGCCTGTTACAGTCTAA
- the gltB_2 gene encoding Glutamate synthase [NADPH] small chain, whose protein sequence is MGKPTGFKEFQRETVPYRDPLKRASDFLEIYTDPKEEHLTTQGARCMDCGVPFCQSDTGCPVDNLIPEWNDLVYQGRWRDALDRLHKTNNFPEFTGRACPAPCEGACVLGITNPPVTIKNIENAIIDRGWAEGWVTPQPPESETGKRVAVVGSGPAGLAAAQQLRRAGHAVTVYERADRIGGLCMYGIPNMKLEKETVQRRVDQLAAEGVEFVTGAHVGKEEEFEAGTMTGIMQERKVPLKFIDPKHLADEFDAVLLATGATKPFDPTGNAPGRDLEGVHFAMDFLTRNTKSLLDSKLGDKAYLSAEGKDVVVIGGGDTGADCIGTSLRHGAKSIVNLEVVPQPPDERRDNNPWPQWPQVYRVDYSHAEMIAANGEDPRKYQTLLKEYVGENGKLTGVKSVELDWSKPVEGGAPFSEVPGSEKVWPADLAFLSTGFVGPELSLVESLGLETQNPRGNWKTIAAEHGEFTTSVEGVFAAGDCRRGQSLVVWAINEGRGAARAIDEYLMGFASLPAPGVNLPQQVV, encoded by the coding sequence ATGGGAAAACCGACCGGATTCAAAGAGTTCCAGCGCGAGACCGTGCCCTACCGCGACCCGCTCAAGCGGGCCAGCGACTTCTTGGAGATCTACACCGATCCCAAGGAGGAGCACCTGACGACTCAGGGCGCGCGGTGCATGGACTGCGGGGTGCCGTTCTGCCAGTCGGACACCGGCTGCCCGGTCGACAACCTGATCCCCGAGTGGAACGACCTCGTCTACCAAGGCCGCTGGCGCGACGCGCTCGATCGGCTGCACAAGACGAACAACTTCCCCGAGTTCACCGGCCGGGCGTGCCCCGCGCCGTGCGAGGGGGCGTGCGTGCTGGGCATCACCAACCCGCCGGTCACGATCAAGAACATCGAGAACGCGATCATCGACCGCGGCTGGGCCGAGGGCTGGGTGACGCCGCAACCGCCCGAGAGCGAGACCGGCAAGCGGGTCGCCGTCGTCGGCTCTGGCCCCGCGGGCCTCGCCGCCGCTCAGCAGCTCCGCCGGGCCGGCCACGCGGTCACCGTGTACGAGCGGGCCGACCGGATCGGCGGGCTGTGCATGTACGGCATCCCCAACATGAAGCTCGAGAAGGAGACCGTGCAGCGTCGTGTCGATCAGCTCGCGGCCGAAGGGGTCGAGTTCGTCACGGGCGCCCACGTCGGCAAGGAGGAGGAGTTCGAGGCGGGCACCATGACCGGCATCATGCAGGAGCGCAAGGTCCCGCTGAAGTTCATCGATCCCAAGCACTTGGCCGATGAGTTCGACGCGGTGTTGCTCGCCACCGGCGCCACCAAGCCGTTCGACCCGACCGGCAACGCCCCGGGCCGCGACCTGGAGGGCGTCCACTTCGCGATGGACTTCCTCACCCGCAACACGAAGTCGCTGCTCGACTCGAAGCTCGGCGACAAGGCGTACCTGTCGGCCGAAGGGAAGGACGTCGTCGTGATCGGCGGCGGCGACACGGGCGCCGACTGCATCGGCACGTCGCTCCGCCACGGCGCGAAGAGCATCGTGAACCTCGAGGTCGTCCCGCAGCCGCCGGACGAACGTCGCGACAACAACCCCTGGCCGCAGTGGCCGCAGGTTTACCGGGTCGATTACTCGCACGCCGAGATGATCGCCGCCAACGGTGAGGATCCGCGCAAGTATCAGACGCTGCTCAAGGAGTACGTCGGCGAGAACGGCAAGCTCACGGGCGTGAAGAGTGTCGAGCTCGATTGGTCGAAGCCGGTCGAAGGGGGCGCTCCGTTCAGCGAGGTGCCGGGCAGCGAGAAGGTGTGGCCCGCCGACCTGGCCTTCCTGTCGACCGGGTTCGTCGGCCCCGAGCTGTCGCTCGTCGAGTCGCTCGGCCTGGAGACCCAGAACCCGCGTGGCAATTGGAAGACCATCGCCGCGGAACACGGTGAGTTCACGACCAGCGTCGAGGGGGTCTTCGCGGCGGGGGACTGCCGTCGCGGGCAGTCGCTCGTGGTGTGGGCGATCAACGAGGGCCGCGGCGCCGCTCGGGCGATCGACGAGTACCTGATGGGCTTCGCGTCGCTGCCGGCGCCCGGGGTGAACCTGCCGCAGCAGGTGGTCTGA
- the ytrF gene encoding ABC transporter permease YtrF precursor has translation MSLWRIAWKNMRQRGVASSLTVLSMALGVAVMVGVIVIHSVTVKQFRGDAEGYHLIVGGKGGDLQLVLSTVYHLGTLRYLVPYDYYREFTDGEYAGLVEVAVPYCLGDSFDPRPNADGTSERTYRVVATTPDLFDKISYSSDDEGEPVGYTFSDGKNFRADHAFEAVLGSMVAARTGVKVGDMINPSHGLSGGDDKHDAFVVTGVLAPTGTANDRAVFVNLEGFYLGEGHALSEKTAESRDAPGPSGPARIDSPRGTIFPEQLFDQEGEPIEPLPEAQREVSAVLVLSNNMMGPTILTTQINKDQDRIAQAVAPARVVTQLLDSIVGPMQIILLVLTVLIIIVAAIGILVSIYNSMSERSHDIAVMRALGASRMSVLMIVLFESILLSLAGGLLGILLGHGLLAAAAPYVEFQAGVRLAFWEFDPLELAVIPALVVLAALAGLLPAVSAYRTDVAKSL, from the coding sequence ATGAGCCTCTGGCGGATCGCTTGGAAGAACATGCGGCAACGCGGCGTGGCGTCGTCGTTGACGGTGCTGTCGATGGCGCTGGGCGTGGCGGTGATGGTTGGCGTGATCGTGATCCACTCGGTCACGGTCAAGCAGTTCCGCGGCGACGCCGAGGGCTACCACCTGATCGTCGGCGGCAAGGGGGGCGACCTGCAGCTCGTCCTCAGCACGGTGTACCACCTCGGCACGCTCCGTTACCTGGTGCCGTACGACTACTACCGCGAGTTCACCGACGGCGAGTACGCCGGCCTGGTGGAGGTCGCCGTGCCGTACTGCCTGGGCGACAGCTTCGACCCACGGCCCAACGCCGACGGCACGAGCGAGCGGACCTACCGAGTCGTCGCGACGACGCCCGACCTGTTCGACAAGATCAGCTACAGCTCCGACGACGAGGGCGAGCCGGTCGGCTACACGTTCAGCGACGGAAAGAATTTCCGTGCGGACCACGCCTTCGAGGCGGTGCTCGGTTCGATGGTCGCCGCCCGAACCGGCGTGAAGGTGGGCGACATGATCAACCCGTCGCACGGCCTCTCGGGGGGCGACGATAAACACGACGCGTTTGTCGTCACCGGCGTCCTGGCGCCGACCGGCACGGCGAACGACCGGGCCGTGTTCGTGAACCTTGAGGGCTTCTACCTCGGCGAGGGCCACGCCCTCTCCGAGAAGACCGCCGAGAGCCGCGACGCGCCCGGCCCCAGCGGCCCGGCACGAATCGACTCGCCGCGTGGCACCATCTTCCCCGAACAGCTGTTCGATCAGGAGGGCGAGCCGATCGAGCCGTTGCCCGAGGCGCAGAGAGAAGTCTCTGCCGTGCTGGTGCTCAGCAACAACATGATGGGCCCCACGATCCTCACCACGCAGATCAATAAGGACCAAGACCGCATCGCCCAGGCGGTCGCGCCGGCGCGCGTGGTGACCCAGCTGCTCGACAGCATCGTCGGCCCGATGCAGATCATCCTGCTCGTCCTGACGGTCCTCATCATTATCGTCGCGGCGATCGGCATCTTGGTGAGCATTTACAACTCGATGAGCGAGCGTTCGCACGACATCGCCGTGATGCGGGCGTTGGGCGCCAGCCGGATGTCCGTGCTGATGATCGTGCTCTTCGAATCGATCCTGCTATCGCTCGCGGGGGGGCTGCTGGGCATCTTGTTGGGGCACGGGCTCCTCGCCGCGGCGGCGCCGTATGTCGAGTTCCAGGCCGGCGTGCGGCTGGCGTTCTGGGAGTTCGATCCGCTGGAGTTGGCCGTAATCCCCGCCTTGGTGGTGCTAGCGGCGTTGGCGGGGCTGCTGCCGGCGGTCTCGGCTTATCGGACCGACGTCGCCAAATCGCTCTGA
- the ytrE gene encoding ABC transporter ATP-binding protein YtrE, with product MLLLENVRKSYEQPGSDPLPILDIPHLEVVQGEQVVIRGRSGCGKSTLLNTIAGLTTVDSGSITLRGVDLTNLPEASRDRFRARHLGYVFQTFNLLAGFTAIENVLLGMTFTGQRPDRDRALALLDRVGLSHRTHHKPEALSVGEQQRTAVARALANRPILLLADEPTANVDPAHQQQVIDLLREVCQDEQIAMLLVTHSNEVSDQFDRVEQLEEVNRVVATPQGGAA from the coding sequence ATGCTGCTGCTGGAGAACGTTCGCAAGTCGTACGAGCAGCCGGGGAGCGATCCGCTGCCGATTCTCGACATCCCGCACCTCGAAGTCGTTCAGGGCGAGCAGGTGGTGATCCGCGGCCGCAGCGGGTGCGGCAAGTCGACCCTGCTGAACACGATCGCCGGGCTGACGACGGTCGATAGCGGCTCGATCACCCTGCGGGGCGTCGACCTCACGAACCTGCCCGAAGCGTCCCGTGACCGGTTCCGTGCCCGGCACCTGGGTTACGTGTTCCAGACGTTCAATCTGCTGGCCGGTTTCACAGCGATCGAGAACGTGCTGCTCGGCATGACCTTCACGGGCCAACGCCCCGACCGCGACCGCGCCCTGGCGTTGTTAGACCGGGTCGGACTGAGCCATCGGACCCACCACAAGCCGGAGGCCCTCTCCGTCGGCGAGCAGCAACGGACCGCGGTCGCCCGGGCGTTGGCCAACCGCCCGATCCTGCTGCTGGCCGATGAGCCGACGGCGAACGTCGACCCGGCACACCAGCAGCAGGTGATCGACTTGCTCCGCGAGGTCTGCCAAGACGAGCAGATCGCCATGCTCCTGGTGACTCACTCGAACGAGGTCTCCGATCAATTCGATCGGGTTGAACAGTTGGAAGAAGTGAACCGGGTGGTCGCCACCCCGCAGGGAGGCGCGGCATGA